In a genomic window of Neisseria flavescens:
- a CDS encoding MBOAT family O-acyltransferase yields the protein MPLLSIEFAVFFIAFLPLYWVFARLPQVQNVLLLVAGLGWLYRIDPIFAALILVYSSVVYLVSVLMFSENENIRKFWLGCGISVALTVLCFFKYFDFFRPIIQQYTGQSAVIDILLPLGLSYYTFQSLAYLVYCYREPKGDRFEWHELLLHLSFFPTITSGPIIRAAAFKSIDGEQAGALAQIRTKQARQLIYPALAVGLIVLGIAKKWWLAGVLAEGWVSPVFENPAQFDGWGVLSAIYGYTFQLFFDFSGYSDLVIGLAMLLGFQLPKNFAAPLRAINIRDFWDRWHISLSTWIRDYIYIPLGGSKKGFGRTQLNLMIAMLLSGIWHGYGWSFLIWGALHGAALVFLNCGDKIVGRNALGRLKIGKPLAWLFTFHFVCFAFVVFNSATLADTEMLFSALFANDKGWNAPLPTDLMLPGAFAMMLLLYPYLLRLFKASVKGLDKLPAWLWFIPITLILALIIVFAPSGIPGFIYANF from the coding sequence ATGCCGTTGCTGTCTATTGAGTTTGCGGTATTCTTTATCGCATTTTTGCCGCTGTACTGGGTATTTGCACGTTTGCCGCAAGTTCAAAACGTTTTACTTTTGGTTGCCGGACTGGGCTGGCTTTACCGTATCGACCCTATCTTTGCCGCGCTGATTTTGGTTTACTCGTCTGTAGTTTACCTGGTCAGCGTGCTGATGTTTTCTGAAAACGAGAATATCCGCAAATTTTGGCTGGGTTGCGGTATTTCAGTAGCATTGACTGTTTTGTGTTTCTTCAAATATTTCGACTTTTTCCGCCCGATTATTCAGCAATATACGGGACAAAGCGCCGTCATCGACATCCTTTTGCCCTTGGGCTTGTCTTATTACACTTTCCAATCGCTGGCTTACTTGGTGTATTGCTACCGCGAGCCCAAAGGAGACCGTTTTGAATGGCACGAACTCCTACTGCATCTGAGCTTCTTCCCCACCATCACATCCGGCCCGATTATCCGTGCGGCCGCTTTTAAAAGCATAGACGGCGAACAAGCGGGCGCATTGGCGCAAATCCGCACCAAACAAGCACGCCAACTGATTTATCCGGCTTTGGCAGTCGGCCTGATTGTGTTGGGTATTGCCAAAAAATGGTGGCTTGCCGGCGTATTGGCAGAAGGCTGGGTATCGCCTGTTTTTGAAAATCCGGCCCAGTTCGACGGCTGGGGCGTGTTGTCTGCGATTTATGGCTACACCTTCCAACTCTTTTTCGACTTTTCCGGCTACTCGGATTTGGTCATCGGCTTGGCCATGCTGCTCGGCTTCCAGCTGCCGAAAAACTTTGCCGCGCCGCTTCGCGCCATCAACATCCGCGACTTCTGGGACAGATGGCACATCAGCCTGTCCACTTGGATTCGCGACTATATCTATATTCCTTTGGGCGGCAGTAAAAAAGGCTTCGGACGCACCCAGCTCAATCTGATGATTGCCATGTTGCTTTCCGGCATTTGGCATGGCTACGGCTGGAGCTTTTTGATTTGGGGCGCGCTGCACGGTGCGGCTTTGGTATTCCTTAACTGTGGCGATAAAATCGTCGGCCGTAATGCCTTAGGCCGTCTGAAAATCGGCAAACCGCTAGCCTGGCTGTTTACCTTCCATTTCGTTTGTTTCGCTTTTGTCGTGTTCAACAGCGCAACGCTTGCCGATACGGAAATGCTGTTCAGCGCATTATTTGCCAATGACAAAGGTTGGAACGCGCCTCTGCCAACCGACCTCATGTTGCCGGGTGCATTTGCGATGATGCTTTTGCTATACCCGTATTTGCTTCGCTTATTTAAAGCATCGGTAAAAGGCTTGGACAAACTGCCTGCATGGCTGTGGTTTATCCCCATCACGCTTATCCTCGCCCTGATTATCGTCTTCGCCCCGTCCGGCATTCCCGGCTTTATTTACGCCAACTTCTAA
- the patB gene encoding peptidoglycan O-acetyltransferase PatB: protein MKRFISLFVSILLSAVALTWFAQNSINAYWQQTYHENSPLEPLSEYAWWRIGADWQQKAYEFSDGLKASLETEDALASEDSGIETARPSENTENIEVSDKQKDSAASDAANHTDTSASEPGNQANPSTTQVVLKKGNKVFFAGDSLMQGVAPFVQKHLKQEYGVQSVNLSKQSTGLSYPNFFDWPKTIEQTLQKEPDIRVLVVFLGPNDPWDFPMGKKYLKFASPEWEAEYLNRVRRILDASSAHDVQVIWLGIPYMKKAKLNEQMRYLDKILSGTVSPQAIWLPTDKLLSNGAEEYADSVKVDGKIIRYRSKDGIHFSAEGQKLLAGKIMEKINFTHDTQP from the coding sequence ATGAAACGCTTTATCTCCCTGTTTGTTTCGATTCTGCTCAGTGCGGTTGCGCTGACGTGGTTTGCCCAAAACTCCATCAATGCCTATTGGCAGCAGACCTATCATGAAAACAGTCCGCTTGAGCCTTTATCCGAATACGCTTGGTGGCGTATCGGTGCGGATTGGCAACAAAAAGCCTACGAATTTTCAGACGGCCTGAAAGCCTCTCTTGAAACGGAAGACGCTTTGGCTTCGGAAGACTCTGGCATTGAAACAGCAAGGCCATCTGAAAATACGGAAAACATTGAAGTATCGGACAAGCAAAAAGACTCTGCTGCTTCCGATGCGGCTAACCATACGGATACCTCCGCCAGCGAGCCAGGCAATCAGGCTAATCCTTCAACCACACAGGTCGTGTTGAAAAAAGGCAATAAAGTTTTCTTTGCCGGCGACTCGCTGATGCAGGGCGTTGCACCTTTCGTACAAAAACACCTCAAGCAAGAATATGGCGTACAATCGGTCAACCTTAGTAAACAAAGTACCGGTTTGTCCTACCCCAATTTCTTCGACTGGCCGAAAACCATCGAACAAACTTTGCAAAAAGAACCCGACATCCGCGTTTTGGTTGTATTCTTAGGCCCTAACGACCCTTGGGATTTCCCGATGGGTAAAAAATACCTGAAATTCGCCTCCCCCGAATGGGAGGCAGAATACCTCAACCGCGTTCGCCGTATCCTTGATGCATCCTCCGCACATGATGTCCAAGTCATTTGGCTGGGCATTCCTTACATGAAAAAAGCCAAGCTCAATGAACAAATGCGCTACCTCGACAAAATCCTGTCGGGTACGGTGTCGCCTCAAGCCATTTGGCTGCCGACCGACAAACTGTTGAGCAATGGCGCAGAAGAATATGCCGACTCTGTCAAAGTAGATGGAAAAATCATCCGTTACCGCAGCAAGGACGGCATTCACTTTTCCGCAGAAGGCCAAAAACTATTGGCCGGAAAAATTATGGAAAAAATTAATTTTACACACGATACACAACCATGA
- a CDS encoding SGNH/GDSL hydrolase family protein, with protein MKFNKTLLFTLLALPITACATNDSLLSNYGSNRPAWLNKLQQLNNTSDGKFRIIQVGDSHTAGDYFTDRLRRRLQQQWGNGGIGWVYPNTVKGQRMATVRYNGSGWNTISSRKSHSDFSFGGIEARADGGSVTLSAADGSMDMQQISIFGKPIWSEQTLTVNGREIPATQNGWQLLHTNASLPMTLSSSMPWQIGFINIERPGHGVTVSAMGINGAQLSQWSKWRPGMWEDLAQTKADLIILAYGTNEAFSGNLNISSTEQTWRNYIRQIKNTLPNAGILILGAPESLKTAYGSCGNRPVLLSEVQQMQQRVAHDEKIMFWSWQDAMGGACSMKNWMAQGLAAKDGVHFSAQGYKTAADKLADSLIRFAQ; from the coding sequence ATGAAATTTAATAAAACCTTACTCTTCACGCTTCTCGCACTCCCTATTACCGCCTGCGCAACCAATGACAGCCTATTAAGCAACTACGGCTCCAACCGCCCTGCTTGGCTGAACAAACTGCAACAGCTCAACAATACTTCAGACGGCAAATTCCGCATTATCCAAGTCGGCGACTCCCACACCGCCGGCGACTATTTCACCGACCGCCTGCGTCGCCGTTTGCAACAACAATGGGGCAACGGTGGCATCGGTTGGGTTTATCCCAACACTGTCAAAGGCCAGCGCATGGCAACCGTCCGTTACAACGGCAGCGGTTGGAACACCATCAGCAGCCGCAAATCACACAGCGATTTTTCTTTCGGCGGGATTGAAGCACGCGCCGATGGCGGCAGCGTTACCTTAAGCGCAGCCGACGGCAGCATGGATATGCAACAAATCTCCATCTTCGGCAAGCCCATTTGGTCCGAGCAAACCCTGACTGTCAACGGCCGTGAAATCCCTGCCACACAAAATGGTTGGCAACTGCTGCATACCAATGCCTCCCTACCGATGACCCTCAGCAGCAGCATGCCTTGGCAAATCGGTTTCATTAATATCGAACGCCCCGGACACGGCGTAACCGTTTCCGCCATGGGCATCAACGGCGCGCAGTTGTCCCAATGGTCAAAATGGCGGCCGGGCATGTGGGAAGATTTGGCACAAACCAAAGCCGATTTAATCATCCTTGCCTACGGTACCAATGAAGCCTTTTCCGGCAACCTCAATATTTCCTCTACCGAGCAGACATGGCGCAATTACATCCGTCAAATCAAAAATACCCTGCCCAACGCAGGCATCCTAATCCTCGGCGCTCCGGAATCTTTGAAAACCGCCTACGGCAGCTGCGGCAACCGTCCGGTCTTACTCAGCGAAGTACAACAAATGCAGCAACGTGTTGCCCATGACGAAAAAATCATGTTCTGGTCTTGGCAGGATGCGATGGGCGGGGCATGCAGCATGAAAAACTGGATGGCTCAAGGCTTGGCAGCCAAAGACGGCGTTCACTTCTCTGCACAAGGTTATAAAACTGCAGCCGATAAGCTTGCCGACAGCCTGATCCGCTTTGCCCAATAA
- a CDS encoding metallophosphoesterase codes for MFGKMFFVSVILLQVFTFGLGRSLQWLFAPWIGKVGRRWLMGISYFITNGLLVGLLLELGHMMFRVVAFWMVILLFVMYAALATFILYLLLRRFMARQPLSRSLRLFAPLFVAGLLGFGMYNAYTPVVRHQTVFINKEMDKPLRIGVASDLHLGILFGARQLDKLTDIVKQEQVDMVLLPGDLMDDTVDAYLKENMKPHLQKLTAPMGVYATLGNHDWFRDQKRIKHELEAAGLTVLANQVLEVNGVLLVGRSDDLDRKRPSAEQLLEGQNTQLPVLLMDHRPTSIEAHARLPIDVQVSGHVHNGQVAPANLIVRTLYRLAYGYEAIGNGHFFTTSGYGFWGIPLRLGSQSEVWVIDIKSRH; via the coding sequence ATGTTTGGCAAGATGTTTTTTGTGAGCGTCATTCTGTTGCAAGTGTTTACATTCGGGCTTGGGCGTTCGCTGCAATGGCTGTTTGCGCCTTGGATTGGCAAAGTCGGCAGACGTTGGCTGATGGGTATTTCCTATTTCATTACAAACGGCTTGTTGGTCGGCTTGCTGCTGGAGTTGGGACATATGATGTTCCGCGTAGTGGCGTTTTGGATGGTAATCTTGCTGTTTGTGATGTATGCCGCGTTGGCGACATTTATCCTGTATCTTTTGCTGCGCCGTTTTATGGCGCGTCAACCGCTGTCACGAAGCCTGCGGCTGTTTGCGCCTTTGTTTGTGGCCGGTTTGCTCGGTTTTGGAATGTATAACGCCTATACGCCCGTTGTCCGCCATCAAACCGTCTTCATCAATAAGGAAATGGATAAGCCGCTGCGTATCGGCGTGGCCAGTGATTTGCACTTGGGGATTTTGTTCGGCGCGCGTCAATTGGACAAGCTGACGGATATTGTGAAGCAGGAACAAGTCGATATGGTGTTGCTGCCGGGCGATTTGATGGACGATACCGTCGATGCGTACTTGAAAGAAAACATGAAACCGCATTTGCAGAAGCTGACTGCGCCGATGGGCGTTTATGCCACTTTGGGCAATCATGACTGGTTCCGCGATCAGAAGCGTATCAAGCATGAATTGGAAGCGGCAGGTCTGACGGTTTTGGCCAATCAGGTTTTGGAAGTGAATGGTGTGTTGCTGGTAGGGCGGAGCGATGATTTGGATCGCAAGCGCCCCAGTGCGGAGCAGCTTTTGGAAGGTCAAAATACCCAATTACCGGTTTTATTGATGGATCACCGTCCTACTTCAATCGAAGCCCATGCCCGGCTGCCGATTGATGTGCAGGTCTCCGGCCATGTCCACAACGGTCAAGTTGCACCCGCTAACCTTATCGTCCGTACGCTTTATCGTCTTGCTTACGGTTATGAGGCGATCGGCAACGGCCATTTCTTCACCACTTCGGGTTACGGCTTCTGGGGCATTCCCCTGCGTTTGGGTTCGCAATCAGAAGTGTGGGTTATCGACATCAAGTCAAGGCATTGA
- a CDS encoding Dyp-type peroxidase, whose product MSHPQSAIIPDHAQAGIFIEADISDGRNEDIKSACRLALEALAKLKTRFPNDILGLTIAFGSRAWQSFGHTDEGSEIRPFPELGNSLAPSTQHDLYIHIQATEQKAAYALAQSVFSAFGDSIRVATEEHGLRLYEERGLDGFVDGTENPQGDDNVRNVAIIPEGKPDVGGSYVLLQKYLHDLKKWDAVPTAEQEASVGRSKETNDEFSKDVRLPDSHLGRVNVKENGVGLKIVRRSLPFGKISGEHGLMFTSYCNTLHNIEVQLLNMFGDADGKTDLLLKYLSKAVSGAYYYAPSVERLQNL is encoded by the coding sequence ATGAGCCATCCCCAATCTGCCATTATTCCTGATCACGCACAAGCCGGTATTTTTATCGAAGCAGACATTTCAGACGGCCGCAACGAAGACATCAAATCTGCCTGCCGTCTTGCTTTGGAGGCTCTGGCCAAATTAAAAACCCGTTTTCCGAATGATATTTTGGGTTTGACCATTGCCTTCGGCAGTCGCGCATGGCAATCGTTCGGCCATACTGACGAAGGCAGCGAAATCAGACCTTTCCCTGAATTGGGCAACAGCCTCGCCCCCTCCACTCAACACGACCTCTATATCCACATTCAAGCCACCGAGCAAAAAGCAGCCTACGCCTTAGCCCAATCTGTTTTCAGCGCATTCGGCGACAGCATCCGCGTAGCCACTGAAGAACACGGTCTGCGCCTGTATGAAGAGCGCGGCTTGGATGGTTTTGTCGATGGTACGGAAAATCCGCAGGGCGATGACAATGTGCGCAATGTTGCCATTATTCCAGAAGGCAAGCCGGATGTTGGCGGCAGCTATGTTTTGCTGCAAAAATATCTGCACGATTTGAAAAAATGGGATGCCGTTCCTACTGCCGAACAAGAAGCCAGCGTGGGCCGCAGCAAAGAAACCAATGACGAATTCAGCAAAGACGTGCGCCTGCCCGACTCCCATCTCGGCCGCGTCAATGTCAAAGAAAACGGCGTTGGCCTGAAAATCGTCCGCCGCAGCCTGCCCTTCGGCAAAATCAGCGGCGAACACGGTCTGATGTTCACTTCCTATTGCAACACGCTGCACAATATTGAAGTTCAGCTGCTCAATATGTTCGGCGATGCAGACGGCAAAACCGACTTACTGCTGAAATATTTGTCTAAAGCCGTATCAGGTGCTTACTACTACGCACCTTCTGTCGAGCGTTTGCAAAATCTTTAA
- a CDS encoding transposase, translating to MPTYAIIDSQSVKTASGAHDKGFDGGKKIKGRKRHIAVDTLGNLLSVVVHAANIHDTKAGIFVAKKAFETYPGLKGFCADAGYRNTFEREVSEQLGLTVEISKKIQDISWHILPKRRIVERTFAWLGWSRRLAKDFEQTNLSAENFVKLGYISQILKFIK from the coding sequence ATGCCGACTTATGCCATTATTGATTCGCAAAGTGTCAAAACAGCTTCCGGCGCACATGATAAAGGTTTTGACGGAGGTAAAAAAATCAAAGGCCGTAAGCGACATATAGCTGTTGATACGTTGGGTAACCTATTGTCTGTTGTGGTTCATGCAGCCAATATTCATGACACAAAAGCAGGTATTTTTGTAGCAAAAAAAGCGTTTGAGACCTATCCGGGTTTAAAAGGTTTCTGTGCAGACGCAGGTTATCGGAATACATTTGAGCGCGAAGTATCGGAGCAATTGGGTTTAACTGTTGAGATTTCAAAGAAAATTCAAGATATTTCTTGGCATATTCTGCCCAAACGCCGGATTGTGGAACGAACGTTTGCATGGTTGGGTTGGTCTCGACGTTTGGCAAAAGATTTTGAGCAGACGAATTTATCTGCCGAAAATTTTGTCAAACTAGGGTATATTTCACAAATATTAAAATTTATCAAATAG
- a CDS encoding transposase, with amino-acid sequence MTRKSYPTDLTDAQWQAIEPHFNRLRHYKWDKRELVNAVLYITKTGCQWRMLPNDFPPYPTVWSFYRRANQSGLWDRILLALVQKNV; translated from the coding sequence ATGACTAGAAAATCCTACCCAACAGACTTAACAGATGCCCAATGGCAAGCGATTGAGCCGCATTTTAACCGGCTGCGCCACTACAAATGGGATAAACGTGAATTAGTGAATGCCGTTTTGTACATTACCAAAACAGGTTGCCAATGGCGTATGCTGCCCAATGATTTTCCACCTTATCCAACCGTATGGAGTTTCTATCGCAGAGCCAACCAATCAGGCTTATGGGATAGGATTCTTTTGGCATTGGTTCAAAAAAACGTTTAA
- the recB gene encoding exodeoxyribonuclease V subunit beta produces the protein MSSALPFDALTLSIDGTNLIEASAGTGKTYGIAALFTRLIVLEKKDIEKILVVTFTKAATAELKTRLRARLDEVLQVLNEIQTLGGKPEHISDGLNKYYEKEKKSPDDFLNRLIPLALGEQDGQESCHRLILRLKAALSQFDNASIYTIHGFCQRVLRDYAFLCGAPLDVELSDDSRERLLIPAQDFWRQKVATDATLAQLVFDRKCTPEEILAEIKSYTGRPYLKFRRPEGNLKEAQANLQETWQKVCGQLEDLEKAFWAIFPKLNGQTYKRNTFENVFTDLKTNAESNRLPRLSKETLKKLSLFSVDTLNSKLKKEYKADADAPEIIQLQALANLGRDLQAMESAEEAVFICLQLDLLSYINQSITEQKKSRRERVFDDLLLDVHQALTTNEHGNALAKAAAANWEIALIDEFQDTDPLQYEIFRQIFIEQGCPLFLVGDPKQAIYSFRGADIYAYLQAAQDADRHYTLAVNYRSHAKLINGISALFKQKKHPFVLENIDYSDVSASRAESRLSPHRPAIQVRWLNTDDQTGKEILRGRAAEYCADEIAFALNEAAEGRLNFKGRALESGDIAVLVRTNNEAAMIAGKLKQRRIQSVLLSRQSVFDSAEADSLSALIGFWLNPRQTDWLRFVLTGVLFGYTAKEIYELNHNEHQLLKWLESSAEAMEKWRKGGIFAAVQQFAAQHDIETRLLKGGNERSLTNYYQILELLAEEDSQSRNPAALHKWLNEQISRARSGHFPSDAQTIRLESDEKLVKIVTMHASKGLQYPLVYCPFAWDTKDNSKENWKILHTENHETELLATSQTSEAELSHLADEKTAEDLRLLYVALTRAEEQLNIYAAANKNCTPNNPFAYLLEGLPDADRESVNQSYKSATDVVEMLKTNWQRFITNAPENTEFAFTEETPQETVYQYSRQQDQALSAHTIKRRDFDFIRHTSFTGLSRHTKSTDEQHEPLQPAIDPAESADRAMPSENLPSPLSDGLDIHHFPRGTNAGVCLHEMLEKLDFAASAESQSEMIAEVLQRHSFEDKWLPTVSAMLDTCRLTPLINESLSQIPPTRRLPEMGFTLYMDDFKLDDLRRWFASSEANLPPECVQAAQLLDFHDLQGYLNGFIDMVCQDSDGNVVLIDYKSNHLGNDASAYTQQAMNEAVAHHHYYLQALIYAVAITRYYALRGKPLSKIAIRYLFLRGMDGSDQGIWKWDIDTALLSTFVERKTNS, from the coding sequence ATGTCTTCCGCCCTTCCTTTTGACGCGCTTACACTTTCCATCGACGGCACCAACCTCATCGAAGCTTCTGCCGGTACGGGTAAAACCTACGGCATTGCCGCGCTCTTTACCCGACTGATTGTTTTAGAAAAAAAAGACATCGAGAAAATTCTGGTCGTTACCTTTACCAAAGCGGCGACGGCAGAACTGAAAACCCGTTTGCGCGCGCGTTTGGACGAAGTGTTGCAGGTTTTGAACGAAATCCAAACCTTGGGCGGCAAGCCGGAACATATTTCAGACGGCCTGAACAAATATTACGAAAAAGAGAAAAAATCCCCCGATGACTTTCTCAATCGTTTAATTCCTTTGGCTTTAGGCGAGCAAGACGGACAAGAAAGCTGCCATCGCCTGATTCTCCGCCTCAAAGCCGCGCTGAGCCAGTTTGACAACGCATCGATTTACACCATCCACGGCTTCTGTCAGCGCGTCTTGCGCGATTACGCGTTTTTGTGCGGCGCGCCTTTGGATGTCGAGCTGTCGGACGACTCGCGCGAGAGGCTGCTGATTCCTGCGCAGGATTTTTGGCGGCAGAAAGTGGCAACCGATGCCACATTGGCACAATTGGTTTTTGACCGGAAATGCACGCCTGAAGAAATACTTGCCGAAATCAAAAGCTATACCGGCCGCCCCTATCTGAAATTCAGACGGCCTGAAGGCAATTTGAAAGAAGCCCAAGCCAACCTTCAAGAAACATGGCAAAAAGTTTGCGGTCAGTTGGAAGACTTGGAAAAAGCGTTTTGGGCAATCTTCCCCAAACTTAACGGCCAGACCTACAAAAGAAATACCTTTGAAAATGTTTTTACCGATTTAAAAACAAACGCCGAATCCAACCGTCTGCCCCGCCTGAGCAAAGAAACGCTAAAAAAATTAAGCCTCTTCAGTGTCGATACACTCAACAGCAAACTGAAAAAAGAATATAAAGCCGATGCCGATGCGCCGGAAATTATTCAGCTGCAAGCCTTGGCCAATCTCGGTCGTGATTTGCAGGCAATGGAAAGCGCGGAAGAAGCAGTCTTCATCTGCCTGCAACTCGATCTCCTTTCCTACATCAACCAATCCATTACCGAACAAAAAAAATCACGCCGCGAGCGCGTGTTTGACGATTTGCTGCTGGATGTCCATCAGGCATTGACCACCAATGAACACGGCAACGCATTGGCAAAAGCGGCGGCGGCAAACTGGGAAATCGCGCTGATTGACGAATTCCAAGATACCGACCCGCTGCAATACGAAATTTTCCGCCAAATTTTTATCGAACAAGGCTGCCCGCTGTTTCTCGTTGGCGACCCCAAACAGGCGATTTACAGCTTTCGAGGTGCGGACATTTACGCCTATCTGCAAGCCGCGCAAGATGCGGACAGGCATTACACCCTCGCCGTCAACTACCGCAGCCATGCCAAGCTGATTAACGGCATCAGCGCCTTGTTCAAACAAAAAAAACACCCCTTCGTGTTGGAAAACATCGATTACAGCGATGTCTCCGCCAGCCGTGCCGAAAGCCGGCTGTCGCCACACCGCCCCGCCATCCAAGTACGCTGGCTCAATACGGACGATCAAACCGGCAAAGAGATTTTGCGCGGCCGTGCCGCCGAATATTGCGCCGATGAAATTGCCTTTGCGCTCAATGAAGCAGCCGAAGGCCGTCTGAACTTCAAAGGCCGTGCATTGGAATCCGGCGATATTGCCGTCTTGGTGCGCACCAACAACGAAGCGGCGATGATTGCCGGAAAACTGAAACAGCGCCGTATCCAAAGCGTGTTGCTGTCGCGCCAGTCCGTTTTCGACTCCGCCGAGGCAGACTCGCTGTCCGCGCTGATCGGCTTTTGGCTCAACCCAAGGCAAACCGACTGGCTGCGCTTTGTCTTGACCGGCGTTTTGTTCGGCTATACCGCCAAAGAGATTTACGAACTTAACCACAACGAACACCAGCTGCTGAAATGGCTGGAGTCATCTGCCGAGGCCATGGAAAAATGGCGGAAAGGCGGCATTTTTGCCGCCGTGCAGCAGTTTGCCGCCCAACATGACATCGAAACACGCCTGCTCAAAGGCGGCAACGAACGCAGCCTGACCAACTACTACCAAATTCTGGAGCTTTTGGCCGAAGAAGACAGCCAAAGCCGCAACCCTGCCGCCCTGCATAAATGGTTAAACGAACAAATCAGCCGTGCGCGCAGCGGCCATTTCCCGTCAGACGCGCAAACCATCCGTCTTGAAAGCGACGAAAAATTGGTCAAAATCGTTACCATGCACGCATCGAAAGGTTTGCAATATCCTTTGGTGTACTGCCCCTTCGCGTGGGATACCAAAGACAATTCCAAAGAAAACTGGAAAATCCTGCATACCGAAAACCACGAAACCGAGCTGCTGGCAACATCGCAAACCTCGGAAGCAGAACTAAGCCACCTTGCCGATGAAAAGACGGCAGAAGATTTGCGTCTGCTCTATGTCGCCCTTACCCGCGCCGAAGAACAGCTCAACATCTACGCCGCCGCCAACAAAAACTGTACGCCAAACAATCCTTTTGCCTATCTGCTCGAAGGTTTGCCGGATGCTGACCGCGAAAGCGTCAACCAAAGCTATAAAAGCGCGACAGACGTTGTGGAAATGCTCAAAACCAACTGGCAACGCTTTATTACAAACGCGCCTGAAAATACGGAGTTTGCCTTCACGGAAGAAACCCCGCAGGAAACCGTCTACCAATACAGCCGCCAACAAGACCAAGCCTTGAGCGCACATACCATCAAACGCCGCGATTTTGACTTTATCCGCCACACCAGCTTTACCGGTTTGAGCCGGCACACCAAGTCAACCGACGAACAACACGAGCCTTTGCAACCTGCCATCGACCCGGCAGAAAGCGCAGACCGTGCCATGCCGTCTGAAAACCTGCCGTCCCCACTTTCAGACGGCCTCGATATCCACCATTTCCCCCGAGGCACCAATGCCGGCGTATGTTTGCATGAAATGTTGGAAAAACTCGACTTCGCCGCTTCTGCCGAGAGCCAATCCGAAATGATTGCCGAAGTTTTGCAACGCCACAGCTTTGAAGACAAATGGCTGCCGACGGTAAGCGCCATGCTCGACACCTGCCGCCTGACGCCTTTAATCAACGAGAGCCTATCGCAGATTCCGCCGACCCGACGCCTGCCCGAAATGGGGTTTACCCTGTACATGGACGATTTCAAACTGGACGACTTGCGCCGTTGGTTTGCCTCAAGCGAAGCAAACCTGCCGCCTGAATGCGTCCAAGCCGCGCAACTGCTTGATTTCCATGATTTGCAAGGTTATTTAAACGGCTTCATCGATATGGTTTGCCAAGATTCAGACGGCAATGTCGTTTTAATCGACTATAAATCCAACCATTTGGGCAACGATGCAAGCGCCTACACGCAACAGGCGATGAACGAAGCCGTAGCGCATCATCACTACTACCTGCAAGCCCTGATCTACGCCGTCGCCATCACGCGCTACTACGCCCTGCGCGGCAAGCCGTTGTCCAAAATCGCCATCCGCTACCTATTCCTGCGCGGCATGGACGGATCGGATCAAGGCATTTGGAAATGGGACATCGATACCGCCCTGCTTTCCACTTTCGTTGAGCGAAAAACAAATTCTTGA